In the genome of candidate division KSB1 bacterium, the window TATCAAAAGCGCGAATTGATCGAAAAAATTCAAGGCGTGCTTCATTCAAGGCGTTAAAAGGCCTCCCCAGAAAAACCCAAAAATTGCATCTCCCTTTTTACTGCAGCTCACTTCACAAAAGGCACTGCCCAATTTCATTCCTTTTAAAGTTTTGCTTTTTCGCAAATTTACAAAAAAAAAAGCACCTCCAAATTTCAACTATTCGGAGGTGCGCAAATTTTTAATTAAAATCGGAGGGGATCTTTAGCGTACAATCAGTGCCTTGACGGTCTGCACAGACTCGGCCTTTAGGCGGATCCAATAAGCGCCTGCAGACAAGGGGGTTCCCCAATCATCGCATGCATCCCATTGAATGGAATGTCGCCCTTCAGCTAGAGCACCGGAAAGCAAGGTCCGGACTCTTCTGCCTCGTAGATCATAGACTACCAACTCGACTGCTCCTTCCTGCGCGAGGGAAAAACTGATCGTCGCAGAAGGGTTGAAGGGATTGGGATAAACTTTCAGCAGAGAAAACTCGCGGGGTTCTTTGAGATCGGCAGTGGAAAGAATTTCCACTTTGCCGTCCAGAGTAACCGCGGACAAGCGATACCGGCAGTCATCGCAATCGGCCTCATCGTCCGTAAAGCAATAGTTCGACCGGCCGGCAGCCAGTTCTTCGTGATCCGCAAAAGACGCGACTTTTTTCCATCGCTCGTTCTCGAATCGCTCAATGACAAAGCCGGCAAAACTATTAGTTTCGGCGACCGTCCAGCGTAGAACAATGCTCACGTTTTCGCGCTGTATGGTAAAAGCAATGAGCTTGACTGCTACAGGCAAATACACTGAAAAAGTGTCATAGGATTTCCAGGTGCCGGGCGCCAGCGGCGCCTCGACTTCGATATTGTAAGTGCCGGTTACAGCCGAAGCCGGAATCGTCCAGCTGGGTGTCGAAGTAAACGCACCCTGAGCGTTCGTGGTAACGGTTCCTGACCAGACGACATTGCCGTCGGGATCTTTGATGCGCACGTTACGGACACCGCCGTTATAAGAGCTCGTCCCCTCCATCGGCCAATTGGCGCCGGAAAGCGTGACGGTCTCATTAACAGTCCATTGGCCGGAGTCCCGCGTGTCATAAATTTGAGGTTGGATGATGTTCACTGTGAATGTATCGTAGGGATTCCAGCTCCCTGAAACACGCGGGTCCATCACTTCAATGGTATAAATGCCGGAGGTTCCTTCATCGGGTATCGTCCATGTGGGTACGTTCGTAAAAGAGCCGGAGCTGTTGGTGGTGACGGTGCCGCTCCAAACCACGTTACCGTTGGGATCTTTGAGCCGCACGCTGCGCACGCCGTTGTTATAATAGCTTGAAGTCGACGGCGGCCAGCCGTTGCCGCTCAGCGTAACGGTTTCAAAGGTGCTGAACGAGCCGCCGGAGGTGTAGGGTTCGGGGTCGCGGGTGTCATAAATTCGCCCGTAGCTGTTGGGAGCACCGCCGGGCGTTGTGGGCGTGACGAACCCGAAGGCGGCGGTAAAGTCCGCTGTCGGCACCGTAGCGTCTTTGATGTCAACTGCTTCTGAAGTGGAAGTATGGTAAAACATACGAATTTGTGTCGTCAACGTAACATTATAAGCAAAGCCTGAACGCTGCAGTGCGGTAAACGGAACCTGCATATCCAAATAATAAAAGCTGCCCATATTGACCGCGCGCACATAACTGGCAGCGACGGGATTGGCGACCTGCCAATGAAGGGTAGGGCTACCGATGTTTTGCGGCGGCAAGAAGCAGTAGGTTTGGAGATACTCGCTGATACCGGCCGCGCGTATATCCCAGTCCAATACGCCGTCGCCGTTGACGTCGATGGCAGCCATCCAGGCATAAGGCCGTAATGCGCCGGATTGTATAGGATTATCGGCCAGAGCCATCCGGAAAAATAAACTGGTTGAGGAAGCGTAAAAGTAGCTGCAAGTGGGGACTGAATTATTTATAACATCAACTGCGCCGGGATTTTGATCTCCCGGAGGATCAGTCATTAGATTCCAGTTCTGATCGAGCATGAAACGCCAGGCGCTGTCGGCCGGCCAAGATTCCTGAGAAAAAGACGGCAGAACGAAAAAAAGAATCATTAAGCCGATAAGGATAGCCGGTTTTCCAACTTTTTTCATGAAGGGCTGCATCGACACCATATTAGTTCAACCCCTTTAATTAGAAAAATTTGCAAGTTTTAGATCTGAAGATAGTCGCAAGAATGAGAAAACAGAAGAGGCAACCTGGCCTGCAGTGCATATTTAAGGAAGAAGCAAGACAGCAGAAGAAAAAATCAATCAGCCGGTCCCTGGAATCGTCTTCCGATCTTCATGGATCCTGTGCTCATCTCCTGATCCCTTGTTTGTAAAATAATTTCTAGATATTTTTTTAAAAAGTCAAGTTTAAAATTTTTATTGAATAAATAATTTTTAAAAACTTGTCAAAAATATCCAGTTAAATAATCCCCAAGTTTAAAGCGAGCCTAAATTCGTTCCTTGCTCATTATTGGCGGCTACGATTATCTGGAGAAAGAAATGATCACGACGATGGAGAGATATACTTTAATCTTTTTTTAAAATTAATTCTTATGCGCTTTTTTTAATGAACCGAAAATGCGGTCAGCCTCAGAGCGGGCTGACCGCTCGTTGTCTATT includes:
- a CDS encoding T9SS type A sorting domain-containing protein — its product is MKKVGKPAILIGLMILFFVLPSFSQESWPADSAWRFMLDQNWNLMTDPPGDQNPGAVDVINNSVPTCSYFYASSTSLFFRMALADNPIQSGALRPYAWMAAIDVNGDGVLDWDIRAAGISEYLQTYCFLPPQNIGSPTLHWQVANPVAASYVRAVNMGSFYYLDMQVPFTALQRSGFAYNVTLTTQIRMFYHTSTSEAVDIKDATVPTADFTAAFGFVTPTTPGGAPNSYGRIYDTRDPEPYTSGGSFSTFETVTLSGNGWPPSTSSYYNNGVRSVRLKDPNGNVVWSGTVTTNSSGSFTNVPTWTIPDEGTSGIYTIEVMDPRVSGSWNPYDTFTVNIIQPQIYDTRDSGQWTVNETVTLSGANWPMEGTSSYNGGVRNVRIKDPDGNVVWSGTVTTNAQGAFTSTPSWTIPASAVTGTYNIEVEAPLAPGTWKSYDTFSVYLPVAVKLIAFTIQRENVSIVLRWTVAETNSFAGFVIERFENERWKKVASFADHEELAAGRSNYCFTDDEADCDDCRYRLSAVTLDGKVEILSTADLKEPREFSLLKVYPNPFNPSATISFSLAQEGAVELVVYDLRGRRVRTLLSGALAEGRHSIQWDACDDWGTPLSAGAYWIRLKAESVQTVKALIVR